A stretch of the Chanos chanos chromosome 1, fChaCha1.1, whole genome shotgun sequence genome encodes the following:
- the LOC115810109 gene encoding H-2 class II histocompatibility antigen, E-S beta chain-like yields MFQSKLLCVHFVVLISVFSKTDGYYEYQTHECVFSSRDLKDVEFVLSLVFNKFIYLQFNSTVGKFVGFNKFGQFNADLKNNNSAELQQWKGEVDRYCRHNDEIFFSAILEKAVPPKVHVRSLRKGSGTHPAMLMCSAYDFYPKQIQLTWLKDGKPMTSDVTSTEEMADGDWFYQVHSHLEHIPKSGEKISCMVEHASLTKPMIYDLESSVLESDTNKIAIGASGLVLGVILAAAGLIYYKKKATGRILVPH; encoded by the exons ATGTTCCAGTCAAAGCTCctgtgtgtacattttgttGTGCTGATCTCTGTTTTTTCTAAAACAG aTGGATATTACGAGTATCAGACGCATGAATGCGTCTTCAGCTCCAGGGATCTGAAAGACGTAGAATTTGTTCTCTCTTTGGTTTTTAACAAATTCATATATCTCCAGTTCAACAGCACAGTTGGCAAGTTTGTGGGATTCAATAAATTTGGACAGTTTAATGCAGATCTTAAGAACAATAACTCTGCCGAACTCCAGCAGTGGAAAGGTGAAGTGGACAGATACTGCAGGCATAATGATGAAATTTTTTTCTCAGCAATTCTTGAAAAAGCAG TACCCCCAAAGGTCCATGTGAGATCACTCAGAAAGGGCAGTGGAACACATCCTGCCATGTTGATGTGCAGTGCCTATGACTTCTACCCCAAACAAATCCAACTGACCTGGTTAAAGGATGGTAAACCAATGACCTCTGATGTGACCTCCACTGAGGAGATGGCTGATGGTGATTGGTTCTATCAGGTTCATTCCCACCTAGAGCACATTCCCAAATCAGGAGAGAAGATCTCTTGCATGGTGGAGCATGCCAGCCTCACTAAACCCATGATATATGACTTGG AATCCTCTGTGTTGGAAAGTGACACCAATAAGATTGCTATTGGAGCATCTGGACTTGTGCTGGGGGTCATCCTAGCAGCTGCTGGATTGATCTACTACAAGAAGAAGGCCACAG GACGGATCTTGGTGCCACATTAA
- the LOC115826993 gene encoding RLA class II histocompatibility antigen, DP alpha-1 chain — MKLYLFILAILTAVVSTGAQVKHRDTGMFGCFDTKQGEYFYALDGDEMGHADYVQKKFFMTLPEFAAAFSYGDDMYADAEGKQGACKQNIQSSIKGHNNPEEVLEPPTGSLYPRNDVTLGMENRLICHVTGFFPPALKVRWTRNNEDVREGVAVSQFQPNKDGTFNMFSTLSITPEQGDIYTCTVEHQALQQPLTKEWDADSEITVPSIGPSVFCGVGLTVGLLGVAVGTFFLVKGNNCN, encoded by the exons ATGAAGCTCTATCTCTTCATCCTTGCAATTCTCACTGCTGTGGTCAGCACAGGAGCTCAAG tcaaacacagggacacaggCATGTTTGGATGTTTTGACACAAAACAAGGAGAGTACTTCTATGCACTTGATGGGGATGAAATGGGACATGCAGACTACGTTCAGAAAAAGTTTTTTATGACACTGCCTGAATTTGCTGCTGCTTTCTCGTACGGAGATGATATGTATGCCGATGCTGAGGGTAAACAAGGCGCttgtaaacaaaacatacaaagtAGTATTAAGGGTCACAACAATCCAGAGGAAGTATTAG AACCACCAACAGGCTCCCTCTACCCCAGGAATGATGTGACACTCGGTATGGAAAACAGGCTCATTTGTCATGTCACTGGATTTTTTCCTCCTGCACTCAAAGTAAGGTGGACAAGGAACAATGAGGATGTGAGAGAAGGGGTCGCTGTAAGCCAATTTCAACCTAATAAAGATGGCACCTTCAACATGTTCTCCACATTGAGTATCACTCCAGAACAGGGGGACATCTACACCTGCACAGTGGAACACCAGGCCCTCCAACAACCCCTAACCAAAGAGTGGG ATGCGGATTCTGAGATTACTGTGCCCAGTATTGGTCCATCTGTGTTCTGTGGAGTGGGTCTGACTGTAGGGCTGCTGGGAGTGGCAGTTGGAACATTCTTCCTCGTCAAAGGCAACAACTGCAACTGA